In one Lepisosteus oculatus isolate fLepOcu1 chromosome 26, fLepOcu1.hap2, whole genome shotgun sequence genomic region, the following are encoded:
- the p2rx1 gene encoding P2X purinoceptor 1 isoform X1, with translation MKTYLSQALSDFFFEYETPRQVLVKDRRIGVVCRLIQLCVLVYIIGWVFIYEKGYQSTDTALSSVFTKMKGIAYTNESGERIWDVGDYVFPQHGSSSFVVMTNFIMTAGQKLGYCEEPNDMYKCKSDSDCQKGDYKRTGHGQKTGRCNQTTNACEIFAWCPVENDHYIPDPPLLLSAENFTLFIKNSVTFPVFDVIRSNLVEEVDSSYLANCTYHKTKDPVCPIFRLGDIVEMSGFTFKELAQGGGAIGILIEWTCNLDWAERYCRPLYHFYGLYGNGKVSKGYNFRYAKYYMEDKSEKRTITKVFGIRFDIIVRSLARKFDIIPTLTTIGSGVGIFGVATVVCDLMLLYILPKRDFFKNMKFKYTIDHGEGQTLHPEKKQKEDEKER, from the exons ATGAAGACGTACCTGAGCCAAGCCCTCTCTGACTTCTTCTTCGAGTACGAGACCCCTCGCCAGGTTCTGGTCAAGGACAGGAGGATTGGAGTCGTGTGCCGGCTGATCCAGTTGTGCGTCCTGGTTTACATCATCGG GTGGGTGTTCATCTATGAAAAAGGCTACCAATCCACAGACACGGCTCTTAGCTCCGTCTTCACGAAGATGAAGGGAATCGCCTACACCAACGAGAGTGGCGAGCGGATCTGGGATGTGGGGGACTACGTCTTCCCACAGCAC GGGTCAAGCTCCTTTGTGGTGATGACTAACTTTATCATGACTGCTGGACAGAAGCTGGGCTATTGTGAAGAG cCTAATGACATGTACAAGTGTAAGTCTGACAGTGACTGCCAAAAAGGAGATTACAAACGTACGGGACACG GGCAGAAGACTGGAAGGTGTAACCAGACAACCAATGCCTGTGAAATATTTGCATGGTGTCCAGTTGAAAATGACCACTATATTCCAGA TCCACCCTTGTTGCTGTCAGCAGAAAACTTCACTCTCTTCATCAAAAACTCTGTCACCTTCCCTGTGTTTGATGTaataag AAGCAATTTGGTGGAAGAAGTTGACTCCAGCTACCTTGCGAATTGCACCTACCACAAGACCAAAGACCCTGTGTGCCCCATATTCCGACTGGGAGACATTGTTGAGATGTCAGGCTTTACTTTTAAAGAGCTGGCTCAGGGG GGTGGGGCAATTGGAATTCTCATTGAGTGGACCTGTAATCTTGACTGGGCTGAGCGTTACTGCAGGCCACTGTACCATTTCTATGGGCTCTATGGAAATGGAAAGGTGTCCAAAGGATATAATTTCAG ATACGCTAAATATTACATGGAAGACAAGAgtgaaaaaagaacaattacCAAGGTGTTTGGGATCCGGTTTGACATTATTGTACGAAGCTTG GCCAGGAAATTTGATATCATTCCAACACTAACAACAATAGGCTCTGGTGTGGGCATTTTTGGTGTG GCTACGGTAGTATGTGACCTGATGCTTCTCTACATTTTACCAAAGagagatttcttcaaaaacatgaaGTTCAAATACACTATAGATCATGGAGAG GGCCAGACATTGCATCCAGAGAAGAAGCAAAAGGAAGACGA GAAGGAAAGGTGA
- the p2rx1 gene encoding P2X purinoceptor 1 isoform X3 — MKTYLSQALSDFFFEYETPRQVLVKDRRIGVVCRLIQLCVLVYIIGWVFIYEKGYQSTDTALSSVFTKMKGIAYTNESGERIWDVGDYVFPQHGSSSFVVMTNFIMTAGQKLGYCEEPNDMYKCKSDSDCQKGDYKRQKTGRCNQTTNACEIFAWCPVENDHYIPDPPLLLSAENFTLFIKNSVTFPVFDVIRSNLVEEVDSSYLANCTYHKTKDPVCPIFRLGDIVEMSGFTFKELAQGGGAIGILIEWTCNLDWAERYCRPLYHFYGLYGNGKVSKGYNFRYAKYYMEDKSEKRTITKVFGIRFDIIVRSLARKFDIIPTLTTIGSGVGIFGVATVVCDLMLLYILPKRDFFKNMKFKYTIDHGEGQTLHPEKKQKEDEKER; from the exons ATGAAGACGTACCTGAGCCAAGCCCTCTCTGACTTCTTCTTCGAGTACGAGACCCCTCGCCAGGTTCTGGTCAAGGACAGGAGGATTGGAGTCGTGTGCCGGCTGATCCAGTTGTGCGTCCTGGTTTACATCATCGG GTGGGTGTTCATCTATGAAAAAGGCTACCAATCCACAGACACGGCTCTTAGCTCCGTCTTCACGAAGATGAAGGGAATCGCCTACACCAACGAGAGTGGCGAGCGGATCTGGGATGTGGGGGACTACGTCTTCCCACAGCAC GGGTCAAGCTCCTTTGTGGTGATGACTAACTTTATCATGACTGCTGGACAGAAGCTGGGCTATTGTGAAGAG cCTAATGACATGTACAAGTGTAAGTCTGACAGTGACTGCCAAAAAGGAGATTACAAAC GGCAGAAGACTGGAAGGTGTAACCAGACAACCAATGCCTGTGAAATATTTGCATGGTGTCCAGTTGAAAATGACCACTATATTCCAGA TCCACCCTTGTTGCTGTCAGCAGAAAACTTCACTCTCTTCATCAAAAACTCTGTCACCTTCCCTGTGTTTGATGTaataag AAGCAATTTGGTGGAAGAAGTTGACTCCAGCTACCTTGCGAATTGCACCTACCACAAGACCAAAGACCCTGTGTGCCCCATATTCCGACTGGGAGACATTGTTGAGATGTCAGGCTTTACTTTTAAAGAGCTGGCTCAGGGG GGTGGGGCAATTGGAATTCTCATTGAGTGGACCTGTAATCTTGACTGGGCTGAGCGTTACTGCAGGCCACTGTACCATTTCTATGGGCTCTATGGAAATGGAAAGGTGTCCAAAGGATATAATTTCAG ATACGCTAAATATTACATGGAAGACAAGAgtgaaaaaagaacaattacCAAGGTGTTTGGGATCCGGTTTGACATTATTGTACGAAGCTTG GCCAGGAAATTTGATATCATTCCAACACTAACAACAATAGGCTCTGGTGTGGGCATTTTTGGTGTG GCTACGGTAGTATGTGACCTGATGCTTCTCTACATTTTACCAAAGagagatttcttcaaaaacatgaaGTTCAAATACACTATAGATCATGGAGAG GGCCAGACATTGCATCCAGAGAAGAAGCAAAAGGAAGACGA GAAGGAAAGGTGA
- the p2rx1 gene encoding P2X purinoceptor 1 isoform X2, translating into MKTYLSQALSDFFFEYETPRQVLVKDRRIGVVCRLIQLCVLVYIIGWVFIYEKGYQSTDTALSSVFTKMKGIAYTNESGERIWDVGDYVFPQHGSSSFVVMTNFIMTAGQKLGYCEEPNDMYKCKSDSDCQKGDYKRTGHGQKTGRCNQTTNACEIFAWCPVENDHYIPDPPLLLSAENFTLFIKNSVTFPVFDVIRSNLVEEVDSSYLANCTYHKTKDPVCPIFRLGDIVEMSGFTFKELAQGGGAIGILIEWTCNLDWAERYCRPLYHFYGLYGNGKVSKGYNFRYAKYYMEDKSEKRTITKVFGIRFDIIVRSLARKFDIIPTLTTIGSGVGIFGVATVVCDLMLLYILPKRDFFKNMKFKYTIDHGEGQTLHPEKKQKEDE; encoded by the exons ATGAAGACGTACCTGAGCCAAGCCCTCTCTGACTTCTTCTTCGAGTACGAGACCCCTCGCCAGGTTCTGGTCAAGGACAGGAGGATTGGAGTCGTGTGCCGGCTGATCCAGTTGTGCGTCCTGGTTTACATCATCGG GTGGGTGTTCATCTATGAAAAAGGCTACCAATCCACAGACACGGCTCTTAGCTCCGTCTTCACGAAGATGAAGGGAATCGCCTACACCAACGAGAGTGGCGAGCGGATCTGGGATGTGGGGGACTACGTCTTCCCACAGCAC GGGTCAAGCTCCTTTGTGGTGATGACTAACTTTATCATGACTGCTGGACAGAAGCTGGGCTATTGTGAAGAG cCTAATGACATGTACAAGTGTAAGTCTGACAGTGACTGCCAAAAAGGAGATTACAAACGTACGGGACACG GGCAGAAGACTGGAAGGTGTAACCAGACAACCAATGCCTGTGAAATATTTGCATGGTGTCCAGTTGAAAATGACCACTATATTCCAGA TCCACCCTTGTTGCTGTCAGCAGAAAACTTCACTCTCTTCATCAAAAACTCTGTCACCTTCCCTGTGTTTGATGTaataag AAGCAATTTGGTGGAAGAAGTTGACTCCAGCTACCTTGCGAATTGCACCTACCACAAGACCAAAGACCCTGTGTGCCCCATATTCCGACTGGGAGACATTGTTGAGATGTCAGGCTTTACTTTTAAAGAGCTGGCTCAGGGG GGTGGGGCAATTGGAATTCTCATTGAGTGGACCTGTAATCTTGACTGGGCTGAGCGTTACTGCAGGCCACTGTACCATTTCTATGGGCTCTATGGAAATGGAAAGGTGTCCAAAGGATATAATTTCAG ATACGCTAAATATTACATGGAAGACAAGAgtgaaaaaagaacaattacCAAGGTGTTTGGGATCCGGTTTGACATTATTGTACGAAGCTTG GCCAGGAAATTTGATATCATTCCAACACTAACAACAATAGGCTCTGGTGTGGGCATTTTTGGTGTG GCTACGGTAGTATGTGACCTGATGCTTCTCTACATTTTACCAAAGagagatttcttcaaaaacatgaaGTTCAAATACACTATAGATCATGGAGAG GGCCAGACATTGCATCCAGAGAAGAAGCAAAAGGAAGACGAGTAA